tacatcaggtttttgatgatgtagaggtctcaaaaactactgtatctaatatgatacacttggctttatagggttaaacagGTAACAGGTAGAACTATAACACCTTGCTTACACTAGTAATAGTATGCATAGACACTGACCTGCACAGACCACAACAAGCAGAACAGTCATTATATAATTCTGAtaatctacaggtgcatctcaatacattagatcagggatgggcaacttaaatgctgcagggggccacgatttttcatgttcactaccacagggccacatataggaccgtgcacttaaccagatatgatgaaactgcaattttaaatatgtttacagtgcagtaacttaacgtgttttatgctcaaatgcatgtataacagtataaataggaatacaaaaggtttgaagcaaatacaaGCAATACAGTCATTATATAATTCTGATAATctacaggttcatctcaatacattagaacagggatgggcaactttaatgctggagggggccacagtttttcatcgaaactaccacagggccacataaccagttatgatgaaactgcaattttaaatatgcgtacagtgcagtaacttaacatatttcatgctcaaatgcatgtttaacagtataaataggaatataaaaagtttgaagcaaataaaaaacaaccacttactgtgatttcttttttttagtgcaagaacagcagaccaacattaattgcaagaagtaattttgtgcatttttacactgcacttttaagatttcatgctcaaatgcatgtagttgtactgagggccacttcaagtgagggtgcgggcagtatgcggcccctgggcctccagttgcccatcccatTAGAATATCACGGAAAAGTACAttttcagtagttcaagtcaaagaaTTGAGTAGGGATGGGCGATAAAtcgatatattttcaaatgtgatatggaattagatcatatcacttatatcgatatagttcaaattgtgcactgtgatccttgctccagacaagctgcagcttttatttaagatatttttttttatttaaatgtgcactttatgaagctatgattttaaaataaggtaGGTTGATTtgagaaaaacaagtgaatattGTTAAATACTTGTTaccatcaaattattttttaattgtttttttttttttttggtgattacCATCATAGCAACGGAAAACAATAAAGTGACAGTTGTTTAGTCTCTCCCCACACTCACATGAGGTTAAAttaagcacacaaaaaaagcaaatcattgtattaataaataaatgtatcaatattaTTTCACTGGTCTGAATAAATTATAAGcaaagtgtaaaaaacaaaaaataataatttaaaaaagtatataataTCAAAATCCATGAGAATTTGtgagatttgtgttttttctctgtcgatctactaattgattaatcaacttGTCAACTAGTTTTTATCTCTAATTAACTATGggactaaaacaaacaaacactttcgAAATAAGTATATATTTACAAGAACATGAGATTATCAgttttaacatgaaatatattgtatttacacattttccaattgaatatatgtcacaaaggattagcagatttttagttacatttttaaCTAAAATTTTACATGATGTgctaacttttttggaatctggtttgtattattttgtatttgttaatAGATGAACTATGACACAATTTGACTATTTTGGTAACAAATGATATATTTAGTACATGTCTCCCAGCTCTGTCTGTTCTTAAAAGAAGAGTGCATGATGAGACTAACTTGAGTTTGGATATTGTCGCAGGTTGAAGTTCCCCTCAGACTTGGAGGAGCTGAGAGAACTGGCTGAGCTTCTGCAGTTTTACAAGACGGAGCACACTGGATATgtcctgctgctcttctgtaGTGCTTATCTCTACAAGCAGTCCTTCGCCATTCCTGGTTCCTCGTTCCTGGTAagataaaaatagttttaactGTTCTCTGTACTGatgctgaatttaaaaaaagcagacaTTGTGCACCAGGcaaaaacaggtttttttagACACATGGATTTAAATTAGCCACAAAAAAGCCAATTAAAAGAAATTAGGTTTGCATGCAAGACGTACTTGAAGATGGAAAAATGAAAAGGCCAGATCTCTTTTTATTACTGCAGAggataaaaatattcagctaCCTCGAACAACAAAGGGATGTCAGACATTGTGTGTCAGCAATGTTCGACTTTTGTGacagtttttcttcttcacttAGTTTAATCCTCACAGCCAAGTGTACAGCACAGAGAAGAGACTTCAACCACTCAGCCttacacacacttacacttaAAACCCCTGTTAGATCACAGAGTATTTCTCTACAGTAGCTgatcattacacacacatattgatGATGTCTAGTAACCCCAGCCTCTTCCTCCTGTCATCCTGCAGAACATTTTAGCAGGAGCTATATTTGGAGCATATCAAGGACTGCTGCTGGCTTCTGTGCTCACCACGGTGGGCTCCACCATGTGCTACCTCCTGTCCCAGGCCTTCGGGAAGCGCTACATCGTTAATCTGTTCCCTGAGAAAGTCTCCATGCTTCAGACGAAGGTAAATCTGCAccaaaacactgtgaaattatgaTTCTTGTCAGATTCCTTATGATTAGCCACACATAGAGATGGGTGCATGAAGCCTTGTGAAGCTTTTGAGGCTTCTTCCTGATTGTAtagaaaaaagattcaaagcTTCAAAGCCTCAAAGAGAGACCCTAccagtgacatctagtggtcagCTGCAATTATAGCAGATTCACACATCTTATTGATTCCAGTTCCAacacaaaagcaataaaatcaGTCTTAAGCAGCTGTGTCTTCTTTCTGATAATCATTGTTCTGTAACATTCTTTTAATGTTGCATCTGCAGTAGCTAAACTGTATGAGTCCACAAGGGTCTTCGTATAAACAATCTTCCTATCCTGTGAGAccgcttttatttttatcttttatttattttttgcttatcATCTTATTGTTTTCTCCCAGGTTGAGGAGAACCAGGACTGTTTGTTCTTCTTTCTGCTCTTCCTGAGATTCTTTCCCATGACTCCCAACTGGTTTCTCAACATGTCTGCCCCGATCGTCAACATCCCCAtcaccttcttcttctgctcagtCTTCATTGGTGAGCACACATGGATCACCTGATTGGTGGCTTATAGATAGAGGAATCAGTAACCAGCGTGACTACtggggttgcaaaggggtggaacatttccagaaactttccatgggaagttaagctgtggaattttggaaatattcaaaattaaaaaaaaaaacatgacacatcAGATTTATTTGAAATAAGAGCTTTATGaagttttaataataataattttattgaaCAGTTGATTCTttaattgaacaacaaaaacacaaatgttttttcattacaAATATAACTAATCCGCCCGACTCCTTTCTATTAAAAAATTAAGTGAAATGCCCCTCCCCCTCCTACAAAAAACCCTCAAGTCccccatttaaaatgttaaattgaatttgtgatggaggaatgcacagtgcatgtaagGGGCGTGGCCTCGGTAGGGGGCGTGGTCTCAGCAGCCCtacagtaagcagtgtgctatgtgcatgtgataGCAGATGTATTCAAGTGCACTTGTGTAAAATCTGGTTGTTTCAATTAAATTAtctaattcccatggaaagtttccaacgtagaaaattcacagaattttgCAATCCTAGTGACGACAcacttattagggcctcggggcaatcgcaccgagcactggtcccatacagcaatagctgtagggactactgttatactgtggatttcttcttattcctcttgcggacgcaatttcgtcccgctactagtcctacaacttaaagagttgcaggacaaattatatatcaaaacgtgcggtttgatcgggatcggtatgctattacttttctctacggaatacgaatttttcgcgacgcaagtcgcgaaaaactgcccaaaattttgcattgaaatgaatgggacggctgaaagaaaatgagcaaaaaagaacattaattgaagattttcagacgtctacttctccggcataatttcacctagagactccgtttaaactttaaacagttgacacaagtcttgtgtattggtgtattatttgcgtttcgataggtcatatagtttttttatcaatccctgttcaatgaccatgatcatttttggagaaattctgagattataatgggtgtgtattgcacggaatgtttgtgtcagagtgtgtgatgtcatcgctcagagtgtagagggagaggtaaaattgtcaaaaaattaatttttaaactgcgctccaggccgcaaattccactctacagaaataatttatacatagaaacgtaggaaaatttgtcttctcactcacaatcctctggtaaagctgtcagagttatagtttgggcgtaagacgcagagatgatccactaacaccaccaacagcctcattggctcccatattaaaaacgcaggaagatttcggaaaaagtgagattttaaagttttttttagatcgctctaacaaagctatttttttatttttcttcacaaaaaacatatgtagatgttcaggaagaactcaggacgctcaaagtgaagtcggatcaatgataggtattatggttttgccaaaaatgctttctgttcgaggccagacaTTCCAGTCCAACTCTGGACCTCTGTCCACCGGCTGCTGTCacaggtgtcagttatttctgttgattgctttgatctgattgcctttgatctttgatgtgattacagttagagatacacacacacacatgcgtgtaaGTGCTCACACTCaaatatgcttcaaacacgcgcgcacacacacacacacacacacacacacacacacacacacacacacacacacacaggtaactttatgtgattttaattacacagacaaacacacacacacacacacacacaaacacacacacaggtaactttatgcgattttcactacacacacacacacacacacacattttgaggttaaagggcatagttaatctctgaagagtctcatcatagtgtacacacaccggcagtagcccccgtggccctttcaaaatttccccagaggaaattttctagtttatcaTACTGTATTGTCAGGTACTCAAGAAGCTATTACTCTGTATAAAAACATCACAGACCATTTTTATTACGTTCAAATTCATATGTCTCACTACTGTTTCTTCTGTTATCTGCTGTTACAGGCCTCCTGCCGTACAACTTCATCTGTGTCCAGACGGGCGTCATGCTGTCCGAGGTGTCGTCGCTGGACGACTTGTTCTCCTGGGAgcggctgctgcagctgctggccATCGCCTGCATGGCTCTGCTGCCCGGCGCTCTCATCCGCCGCTTCAGTCAGAAACGACTCAAACTGGACGTCCAAACGCACAACGGGCTCATCACAGATAAGAAGGTCCAGTGATTTGTTCTgggaattagttttttttttctctccccggTGCTTTGATGTCCTCTGCCCTCAAGTCTGAATGTATTTAAAGCGGTGACTCTTCAGAAAAAAACGCTCACACAaggtatgggctgaaatatgtgccaccagaaactgaaaactgaatttgaattatttatacttgaattttaatgctgattggccgaagagacACTGTGTACctgcgctcgattgctctgcctcaacaaCTGGATGTTTGtggcagaaaattgaaattgaattttgcgaactgaatttgaattgtgagaactgaatgttcagttacaaactaataaattcaatttcaaattacaattcagattcagttttttaatgcaattattcaagttaagcaattcaaattcaaatatcaaTAATTCAGATTtcgtttctggtggcacatatttcatcCTTAGTCCTTTACTTCTCAGAAGGTGCAGAGCTTTTAGAAAAGTAAGGCTATGTCAGTGGGATTTGAAGCCAAGTATTTTGTGTATCCAAATGTTGGTGTTTCTGTGCCACACAGTACATGTATATAGATGTATGAATGTACAGTAATCATTTGGATCGAGGGAATGATTTTAAGGAGAATTTGCTCTtgcactattattattagggtTCAAAAATTCTATTCAAATTTGTATTAAACTGTTTCAACAGTTAATTGTTTTGTGCCCTCACAACTGTTATTTTAAATGGAAAATTCTCACTGACTGCCATATTTTGGGGGGAATGTACCACACTAAGGCCAAATGGAcagatttaaattattaatttaacccatttaagccgggaaagtattaccgcatttctaccattaaaactggggccgctgttgcgttattctaccattaaagcctggaaagcagatacgtcgttttgtagtatttgtagttttttccacctattttcggtctcttggccaatgaaatgcatcagaatacatgtgggagtgtcgcaatacatcatgggacttttccagaactgaaatcatggcagaagacaactatagcggagggagctcagatataacagctataagctctcaaatactttttgaatttcatttctatctgctacagaggctgaaaaatcgattatttagtaggaagcgctGACACTtcaaaacttcaggttttagggggttactttaaaatcgcccagaggttttacaagcattttttacaggcgttttaggcttaaatgggttaaaatgtaATCGGTAACAATAACCTTGTCACCAGTCAAAcagttaaacacaaaaaacaacaaaaagaagagccactagatggcagaagggacgaaaacaaagacaacgaacatttgaaccaaaatcgaATCGTGGATTTGGAGAATCTAGATTTTAATTTTCCGTGCAGACAGCCAAGCTTTGAAGTGCCTGTCATGCTGTGAGAGACTCTGTTTCAAACTTCTACCTCCAACGTGGACTCTGCTCAGCTgcctatttatgttttcttctgGGTGGATGGTTCAGGTGATTGTGTTTTGGGTTTgtgtgaattattttatttgtaggtGAAATGTGTTTCATGTATGCAGCGTATATTCCACAACTTGAAGTGGTGTTTTTTCCTGTTTGACAGTTGAATTTTGCAATTATGTATAAATTGTAATAGAGTGTGTGGGacaatttttactgtttttaaactcTGTTTGAACTCAAGAGTTTTTCAAATTGTGTAATTTGGCCTCATTTGGTCTTTTTAAGTAACCTACTGAATTGCATCAGTATTTTTGTGACTAATTGTCACGATATCTAAGCGAATGTGGCGTTCATTCAGGCAGTGTGAGGCCTCTATTAAATCAAGCCTTAATATTGCTTCTTATTGCTGCCTCTTTCCacagtctgtgtgtcttttgtacAGTTCTGGTCCAACGCTGCACCAAATGTTATTTGAAAGGAAAAGTTCACCCCCgaaatgatcatttttatatCGGTTAACTCACCCCGTGTTACCCTGagttcttgaagaaaacttctACGTGAATAAAGAATCcagaaactgaaaatacttccCATTCACATGCGGAAATCTTACTATAAAAAACCCAAACACCAAAACTGGACAAATAGCAGAGTCAAGTGTTTTAAAAAGTAAGAtttacacatacagtcatggaaaaactaaTTAGACcgtttttttcttcaatgtattgttcattttaatacccagtataagtaaaggtacatttgtttggacaaatataatgatgacaacaaaaatagctcataagagttcaatttaagagctaatatctagacattttccatggttttcttgaaaataaccaaaataattatcaagaaaaccatggaaaatgtctagatatcagctcttaaattaaactcttatttttttccaaacaaatgtacctttagttgtaccaggcattaaaatgaacaagaagaaaacaatggtctaataattttttcatgactgtatttaaaGGGAAATGCGTACATTGACAGTAAATTATATCtaaacattactttttaaacaTATCCTGCCATATTTTTACCATCTCTTTCTGTAGAAATGCCTGTTAtgcctttaattttttttttttttttccatgactgtaaatgcatgtgtttggggAGTATTGAGCACAGGACTGGATAAATCAGAGTTGGATTATATGTGTGATTATATGTAAAgtgatgttttttatatatagttttgctgttgttaaatgcGGCTCATTTACTTCAATCCATTaagaattttctgttttttttatactccGTCACTGTGGAATCATGGAGCGAGTAATTGATATACACTTAGTCATTTTTGGAACAAAGTCATCCTTTCaaactatttttcttgtaaaatgttatgtttaagcTTTCTGTAAATTCTTTTCAGtgtaatttgtgtttgtgtatcagATCACAAATGGCGTGACACCTTTTTATAtcagaggtggaaaaaactttgaaataattaaaagaaaaacatgaaaaaccagcatttcttttttcaaatgttcTTTATTGCTCAGATCCAGGTTGCTCAGCAATACAGTTCACTCACAACTCAAAACAACAGCATGGCTGTGACCAGAAAGGCATGGATCCACAAGATGGATTAAAAACGGATCATATGTCTGTCCAGCGCACAGTCACCGATTACCTTGAGGTGTTTGGGACCTTTTGGCCCGTGGGAAATGTAGGACTTGAGGGTTGTGACCTACTGAGGAAACAAAAGGAATCTCCCAAAACGGTGAAATGCAGTTAAGAAATGGATCCATGTAAAACCACTACTGAAAGTCTAGTGCAATGTGAAGTGTACATACTGGATCGCCTACAACAGTCTCATGCAATGCTTTGTGTTTTCCCATTAAACAACAAGACAGGACAAAAAACACTGCTGTGGTTCTGCATCCATCCAACCAGACTTTACTAAATCCTTCCTCTTCTAATTTTTGGATGGTTGTTGAATGCCCTCTTTTTCTGTTCGGTCGCAAATGCAGAACAAGAACTTATccgctttttttctttaattattattattttttaatcagaTTTGGATACTTTGTCAACCCTTCTTTGCATGTCACAcattcatccttttttttttcttttcccaaaTCTGTTTAAAATCCTAACTAGGATATTTTTCAACCACAATGTAACAGCTAGTATTATTGGTAGTGATCTAACAGGAATGAATATTAAAGCAAAAGAATCGCAGCTATTGCGCCGGACTATGTTATTTAATCAGTGTAAATGACGAGAAAACCagatcaacagaaaaaaaaagcctatacTATCCAACCACCATGTGATATGACTAACAACACAGTACACCCTCAGTGATGTGTGTAATTGTGGTTTTCTGGTACTGAATATTAATGTCTAGCAACACCCCACAAAACCTAGAAACACCAATCCtcggaagtaaaaaaaagaaaaaggttacTATTATCTTGACAAGTTTCCCCTCAGAGTGCGGTCCCTTTGGGTGTCTCAACAGCCAGGGCGCTCTGCTGAAGACACCACAGCAGCTGCTTCTCCACCATCCCGCCAAATGCAAGCAAGTGTCAAAGTCGGTTTAGCTTCAGGTGTTAGACTGCACCCTCAAAGTGCAACACCGAAA
This sequence is a window from Centropristis striata isolate RG_2023a ecotype Rhode Island chromosome 10, C.striata_1.0, whole genome shotgun sequence. Protein-coding genes within it:
- the tmem41aa gene encoding transmembrane protein 41A-A, which codes for MRSLVGLVVVVAAASFYLYSLSLYLPAAPRRRPPPGAAAERQHVETAESEQEQPAEGSGEPADSSGEPARLKFPSDLEELRELAELLQFYKTEHTGYVLLLFCSAYLYKQSFAIPGSSFLNILAGAIFGAYQGLLLASVLTTVGSTMCYLLSQAFGKRYIVNLFPEKVSMLQTKVEENQDCLFFFLLFLRFFPMTPNWFLNMSAPIVNIPITFFFCSVFIGLLPYNFICVQTGVMLSEVSSLDDLFSWERLLQLLAIACMALLPGALIRRFSQKRLKLDVQTHNGLITDKKVQ